Sequence from the Strix uralensis isolate ZFMK-TIS-50842 chromosome 1, bStrUra1, whole genome shotgun sequence genome:
GCGAAGAGTGGGCCCCACTTCCTCccagttgtggcagtctggtgtgGGCTTTGCAGGTGTGTATTATGTGAGGGGCTTCTCGTTCCACTGTGTTCACTCTGTCCTTGCCCTGCTGCCAGACTGCTCAGCCTGTCTTTAGGCCTGGCCTTTCCTTTTGGGTGTGCTCTGCAGTTGTTTTGGAGTTCCTCGTGCTGCTGGGTTGTAGTTGGAGAAAGGAGGCTGCGTGTTTGGTCTTGTGTCCCCCTGGGTCCGTCCCTGGGGGTGGCAGTACCAGCAGGCCGAGGAGGGCTGTTTGCGAGAGCAGGCcgttgtcctggcagccctggttgagagctcgcaagccctgtgctgtcggGAGGCCTGTCCGGCTGCCCAGAGGCTTGTGTTGGTCCCTCCATAGCCCTTCCCTGTTTGGGGCCACAGGTTTGCAGCCTGGGTTCTGGTGTGACACAGTGGTTGATGAGGGGCACCTTGCAAGGGCAGGTGAGTTTCTGGAGAGGTCGTGAGTGTGGTGAGAGACAGAGGGGGAGTGGGAGTGGTAGGCAGGGGAGGTGTTGAGCCAGGGTTTTTGTGGTCTTTACTTTGGGGCAGCGCCGAGGGGCGAAGccatttttctgcacagtgtcTGATGGGACAGAAGAGAATTTGGAGATTTCCGAGGGGAGTTGGAGGCAAGCAAGCGGCCCGTGGCTGCAGATCCTTGgctctggtggtggtggatgaGTGCCGAAGGGTTGAGGAATGGCCAGGCCTGTCCCGCTGGAGCCGAGGTGAGTGTTTGCAGGCTGTGTGTCAGGCGAGCAGAGCTTGTTGCTGAGGAAGGGGAATTGAGGTAGGAAGAATTGCTTTGCGACTGTGTGTGCAGATGTCTACGGGGCATGAGGGGCCGCACCTAGGAATGCGGATGAACTGGCTGATGTCCTTTGGAGGCGACTCTTGATGTTTTTTGAAAGGTCGTTGTCCCTGGGAGCGGTTCCTGAAGGCTGGAAGAGAGCTCCTAGCCCTCGTGTCTTTTAGAAGATGAAGGGAGAGGATGTGGGAAACGAGAGTGTGGTGAGACTGCCCTTGTTTCTAGGGGGCACAATGGATAAATTTTTCCCTGAATGTGCTGCCAAGCCCAGGAAGGACAGGAAGTTGATGAGGAGTGGTCGGCATGGGTTTTCGAGGGGGAAATCGTGCTTGACCGTCATCTGTGTCTTCCATGTTAAAGCTACTGGGTATTGCACAAGGGGAGAGCGGTGTCCGTGGTTGAGCTGTACTTGAatgaagcctttgtcagtgtctccCGTGAGGTCCTCGTAGATCATGCGAGAACGGATGGGTTGCAAAGGGGCCAGTGAGGTGGAGTGCAACATAGCTGAAGGGCTGGGCCCAGATGCTTGTGATAAGTGGCCCAAAGTCCTTTTGGAGGCAAATCTCAAGTGGTGTAGGCCGGGACTGGGATCTGTGGGGCCTTCACCATTCAAAATCCTCATCAGCGAtgtgggcagtgggatggtgtGGCCCCTCAGCAAGCTGGCAGGTGAAGCAAAATGtggaagagaggctgaggcaCGTGGCAGTTGTGGCACCATtctgagggagctggagaggctggagaatggGTCAGAGAGGACTCTCCTGCAGTTCAGCAGGGGGCAATGCATCTGGAGAGGAATAccgctgggcagcaggtcatgcTGGGGGCTGataggctggaaagcagctttgctgaacaTGAGTTTCCTGTGCTGGTGTAGAACAAGCTGACCAGGAGGCATCAATGCACCAGTGCAGTCAAAGAGGCCAAGTATCTGCAGGGAGACTTTGGGAAGAGCATTGGACTCCACGATcttcagggccttttccaacctaaatttttgCACGATTCTAAGTGTGTGGTGCCACGGCGAGCTTGTGTCTGAGGTGTGGGTAGAAGTGCATTAGTGTGTCCAATCCTTTGGGCAAGTGTCACGGGCTTGCAGCCCCCCTATGCTGGTccatgttgttgttgttcctggggACATCCAGCCTAAGAGAGGTCTTACAGTCCCTCTTCCACGCACCCCAATGACCTATTGAGCCCTGGCTTTGTGGCAGGTGAGGTTAGAAGAGTGttgggagaagaaatgaagaggaggcgtctcagtctgggatgcaggagaactttattgaagaaaaaaaaagcaaaaagtcaggAGAATCAATGGGAAGGGAGCTGGTCTGATTTGGAAGTACAGCGGCCATCAGCTGATGTCCCTTCCGTGCAGTAGATTTggccagagctctgagatcttcctACCCTGCAGTAGGATCCACCGTGCACAAGTGCCCAGTGGCCTTTGGCTTGTGAGAAGGGGTTTGCAGTGGAGAGTAGGGTCCATAGGGGAAGggtggaggcagagaaggaagcgggagaagaggaggaggtacaTGGGCCGTGTTTCCCGGCAGCCCgggctgtccccttccctgcttccttgtCTGGTGCCTTGAGAGAAGGAGCCATGGACAGCgagcctgtgtgtcagcaccGACATGGAGGCACATCCTCAATCCATGTCATGGCTTCCAGGGTGTTAGCAGTTGTTGtcggggtggtggggagggcccttagcaggggtagcagcctcttctgccaccgaagcagcccaggcctcccaagccgtagccgaagccaaagccgccggaggagacgggcactccctgggcgctgagggcgctgcccacggcagccgaggaggaggatccgacggcggtgctctgggggaaggagctgaggatgggtcctggcagggtgaccagcaCGGCGggaggctggatgacgacacgggagtcctggcactgggtgacacagggctcgttgcagctgttagccagcggggtgggtccgcaggggcggcagagatcgtagcaggccatgtgtgtggtgtggagggtccctggaagagagggtgttgagcaagcggaggggtgtggggtgcaaggggtgttggtgcaggagggcgagggagtggggaggcctgttgtgggtgttggggagggtggcggtggggaggcgtcaggggtgctgagggtggggtcagagcgtgctgggagagacgggtcaggtgggtgagaagaaggaggggtagggggttcaggctgaccttgttgagtgcggaggagaaggcgtcaggagaggtgtgtgagggagagaggcgctgggctggcttttatgctggtccccaaggggcgggacagccctTGTGCGTGACGgcttttttcagtaagcagttttttcaTGCCACAGCCTGGCGAggaatggggtggggtgtgtttttCTGGCTGCAACGCTCCTTTTTCATGTCCTTCTCTTGAGGATGTATCcctctgaccctggcggcagcctTTAA
This genomic interval carries:
- the LOC141954881 gene encoding feather beta keratin-like, translated to MACYDLCRPCGPTPLANSCNEPCVTQCQDSRVVIQPPAVLVTLPGPILSSFPQSTAVGSSSSAAVGSALSAQGVPVSSGGFGFGYGLGGLGCFGGRRGCYPC